From Cellulomonas dongxiuzhuiae, the proteins below share one genomic window:
- the uvrA gene encoding excinuclease ABC subunit UvrA: MCDCRLPHVDSSAVTHPLSDRLVVRGAREHNLRNVDLDLPRDALIAFTGLSGSGKSSLAFDTIFAEGQRRYVESLSAYARQFLGQMDKPDVDFIEGLSPAVSIDQKSTNRNPRSTVGTITEVYDYLRLLFARAGTQYCPVCGERVTAQTPQQIVDRLLELPDGTRYQVLAPVVRGRKGEYADLFRELQGKGFSRARVDGEVVQLASPPTLEKKLKHDIEVVVDRLVSREGVQRRLTDSVETALGLAGGLLVVELVDAEADDPERERRFSENRACPNDHVLTLEEVEPRTFSFNAPYGACPECTGIGSRLEVDPELVIPDDELSLADGAVAPWAQTSSEYFQRVLSALASDLGFSMDTPWRALPQRARDAVLHGENHEVRVKYRNRWGRERQYSTGFEGVITFLQRRHAETDSDWSKEKYEAFMREVPCPACQGARLKPEVLAVKVGGRSIADVCALPIDEARAFIDGLELGERERAIAAQVIKEIQARLGFLLDVGLDYLSLMRPAATLSGGEAQRIRLATQIGSGLVGVLYVLDEPSIGLHQRDNRRLIDTLTRLRDLGNTLIVVEHDEDTIRAADWIVDIGPGAGEHGGRVVHSGDLAGLLASQESVTGAYLSGRRSIPMPAARRPVDRSRQITVVGARENNLRGIDVSFPLGVLTAVTGVSGSGKSTLVNAILYTVMANELNGARQVAGRHRRVTGLDQLDKVVHVDQGPIGRTPRSNPATYTGVWDHVRRLFAETSEAKVRGYAPGRFSFNVKGGRCEACSGDGTLKIEMNFLPDVYVPCEVCHGARYNRETLEVHFKGKTVADVLAMPIEEAADFFAAVPAISRHLRTLVDVGLGYVRLGQPAPTLSGGEAQRVKLAAELQRRSTGRTIYVLDEPTTGLHFEDIRKLLGVLQSLVDKGNTVLVIEHNLDVIKNADWVVDMGPEGGSGGGLVVAEGTPEHIASVPESHTGRFLAEVLEPARVEVPA, from the coding sequence ATGTGCGATTGTCGGTTGCCCCACGTAGACTCGTCGGCTGTGACCCATCCTCTGTCCGACCGTCTCGTGGTCCGCGGCGCCCGGGAGCACAACCTCCGCAACGTCGACCTGGACCTGCCGCGCGACGCGCTCATCGCGTTCACCGGCCTGTCAGGGTCCGGCAAGTCCTCGTTGGCGTTCGACACGATCTTCGCCGAGGGGCAGCGTCGCTACGTCGAGTCGCTCTCGGCGTACGCCCGCCAGTTCCTGGGGCAGATGGACAAGCCCGACGTCGACTTCATCGAGGGGCTGTCGCCCGCGGTCTCCATCGACCAGAAGTCGACCAACCGCAACCCGCGCTCGACGGTCGGGACGATCACCGAGGTCTACGACTACCTCCGCCTCCTCTTCGCCCGCGCCGGCACGCAGTACTGCCCGGTGTGCGGTGAGCGTGTGACCGCCCAGACGCCGCAGCAGATCGTCGACCGGTTGCTCGAGCTCCCGGACGGCACGCGCTACCAGGTCCTGGCGCCCGTGGTCCGCGGACGCAAGGGCGAGTACGCCGACCTGTTCCGCGAGCTGCAGGGCAAGGGGTTCTCGCGGGCCCGGGTCGACGGTGAGGTCGTCCAGCTCGCGTCACCGCCGACGCTGGAGAAGAAGCTCAAGCACGACATCGAGGTGGTCGTCGACCGGCTGGTCTCCCGCGAGGGCGTCCAGCGGCGCCTGACGGACTCCGTCGAGACGGCGCTCGGGCTCGCCGGCGGCCTGCTCGTCGTCGAGCTCGTCGACGCCGAGGCCGACGACCCGGAGCGCGAGCGCCGCTTCTCCGAGAACCGCGCCTGCCCGAACGACCACGTGCTGACCCTCGAGGAGGTGGAGCCGCGGACGTTCTCCTTCAACGCGCCCTACGGCGCGTGCCCCGAGTGCACCGGCATCGGGTCGCGCCTCGAGGTCGACCCGGAGCTCGTCATCCCGGACGACGAGCTCTCGCTCGCCGACGGCGCCGTCGCGCCGTGGGCGCAGACCTCCTCGGAGTACTTCCAGCGCGTGCTGTCGGCGCTCGCGTCCGATCTCGGGTTCTCCATGGACACGCCCTGGCGGGCGCTGCCGCAGCGTGCGCGGGACGCGGTCCTGCACGGCGAGAACCACGAGGTCCGCGTGAAGTACCGCAACCGGTGGGGCCGTGAGCGGCAGTACTCGACCGGGTTCGAGGGCGTCATCACCTTCCTGCAGCGGCGCCACGCGGAGACGGACTCGGACTGGAGCAAGGAGAAGTACGAGGCCTTCATGCGCGAGGTCCCGTGCCCCGCGTGCCAGGGCGCCCGCCTGAAGCCCGAGGTCCTCGCGGTGAAGGTCGGCGGCCGCTCGATCGCGGACGTCTGCGCCCTGCCGATCGACGAGGCCCGTGCCTTCATCGACGGCCTGGAGCTCGGCGAGCGCGAGCGGGCGATCGCCGCGCAGGTCATCAAGGAGATCCAGGCGCGCCTGGGCTTCCTGCTCGACGTCGGCCTGGACTACCTCTCGCTCATGCGGCCGGCGGCGACGCTGTCCGGTGGTGAGGCCCAGCGCATCCGGCTGGCGACGCAGATCGGCTCGGGTCTCGTCGGCGTGCTGTACGTGCTGGACGAGCCGTCCATCGGGCTGCACCAGCGCGACAACCGGCGGCTGATCGACACGCTGACCCGCCTCCGGGACCTCGGCAACACGCTCATCGTGGTCGAGCACGACGAGGACACCATCCGGGCGGCCGACTGGATCGTCGACATCGGCCCCGGCGCAGGTGAGCACGGCGGCCGCGTCGTGCACTCGGGCGACCTCGCCGGCCTGCTGGCGTCGCAGGAGTCCGTGACGGGCGCGTACCTGTCGGGCCGACGCTCCATCCCGATGCCGGCGGCACGCCGACCGGTCGACAGGTCCCGGCAGATCACCGTCGTCGGTGCGCGGGAGAACAACCTGCGCGGGATCGACGTGTCGTTCCCGCTGGGCGTGCTCACGGCCGTGACCGGGGTGTCGGGGTCGGGCAAGTCGACGCTCGTCAACGCGATCCTCTACACCGTGATGGCCAACGAGCTCAACGGCGCACGGCAGGTCGCCGGGCGCCACAGGCGCGTGACCGGCCTCGACCAGCTCGACAAGGTCGTGCACGTGGACCAGGGCCCGATCGGGCGCACGCCGCGGTCCAACCCTGCCACCTACACCGGTGTGTGGGACCACGTCCGTCGGCTGTTCGCCGAGACGTCCGAGGCCAAGGTGCGCGGATACGCGCCCGGCCGGTTCTCCTTCAACGTCAAGGGCGGCCGCTGCGAGGCGTGCTCGGGCGACGGCACCCTGAAGATCGAGATGAACTTCCTGCCGGACGTGTACGTGCCCTGCGAGGTCTGCCACGGCGCCCGGTACAACCGCGAGACGCTCGAGGTCCACTTCAAGGGCAAGACCGTCGCCGACGTCCTGGCGATGCCCATCGAGGAGGCGGCCGACTTCTTCGCCGCCGTGCCGGCCATCTCGCGGCACCTGCGCACGCTCGTCGACGTCGGGCTCGGGTACGTCCGGCTCGGGCAGCCGGCACCGACGCTCTCGGGCGGCGAGGCGCAGCGCGTCAAGCTGGCGGCCGAGCTGCAGCGCCGGTCGACCGGCCGCACCATCTACGTCCTCGACGAGCCGACGACGGGCCTGCACTTCGAGGACATCCGCAAGCTCCTGGGCGTCCTGCAGTCGCTGGTCGACAAGGGCAACACCGTCCTGGTGATCGAGCACAACCTCGACGTGATCAAGAACGCCGACTGGGTGGTCGACATGGGGCCCGAGGGCGGGTCGGGCGGAGGGCTGGTCGTGGCCGAGGGCACCCCCGAGCACATCGCGAGCGTCCCCGAGAGCCACACGGGCCGGTTCCTCGCCGAGGTGCTCGAGCCCGCGCGTGTCGAGGTGCCCGCCTGA
- a CDS encoding glycoside hydrolase family 15 protein — MDAPPPLSPTRPALPALLGRQVPIEDYAVLGDGHTAALVSRHGSVDWLCLPRFDSDACFAALLGTPEHGRWLLTVRDATEVTRRYRGDSFVLETTYRTPRGTAVVTEAMPLADGRADLVRRVECTHGEVEVEHDWVVRFGYGAVEPWVRHETDVEGCDTIRAVAGPDSLVLRGDRLPRPVGRRHHDLFTLHAGQAVELSLTWVHSWEPVPPRLTVPDRVDATEIAWGVWVRDCTYGGPYREAVVRSLLVLRLLSDVTTGGIVAAATTSLPETFGGERNWDYRFCWLRDASLTLEALLEQGFRDEATQWRDWLVRAVAGDPKDLQIMYRVDGGRRLPEFELDHLPGYAGSRPVRIGNAAVGQVQHDVLGEVMSALAMARDAGLSETADTWSLQRHLVDALAGAWREPDRGIWEVRGDPRHFTHSKVMVWAALDQAVRAVETHGLPGPVDRWRRVREEVRADVMEHGWSAERQTFVQQYGAEHTDASLLQIVHVGFVPPDGPHARGTIAAVREELEVAPGLLLRYRTERTDDGLQGAESPFLACSFWLADALARSDDLAGATEVLDALVPLANDVGMLAEQYDPMTRHMVGNVPQALSHLALVRAAHSHDLAARRAATRVGAC; from the coding sequence ATGGACGCCCCCCCGCCCCTCTCCCCCACCCGCCCGGCACTCCCGGCGCTGCTCGGCCGGCAGGTGCCGATCGAGGACTACGCCGTGCTCGGTGACGGCCACACCGCCGCACTCGTGTCGCGCCACGGCTCGGTCGACTGGCTGTGCCTGCCGCGGTTCGACTCCGACGCCTGCTTCGCCGCCCTGCTGGGTACGCCCGAGCACGGCCGCTGGCTGCTGACGGTGCGCGACGCGACCGAGGTGACCCGCCGGTACCGCGGTGACTCCTTCGTGCTCGAGACCACGTACCGCACCCCGCGGGGCACGGCCGTCGTCACCGAGGCCATGCCGCTGGCCGACGGCCGGGCCGACCTCGTGCGCCGCGTCGAGTGCACGCACGGCGAGGTGGAGGTCGAGCACGACTGGGTCGTGCGGTTCGGGTACGGCGCCGTCGAGCCGTGGGTGCGGCACGAGACCGACGTCGAGGGCTGCGACACGATCCGGGCCGTCGCCGGGCCCGACTCTCTCGTGCTGCGTGGCGACCGGCTCCCCCGGCCCGTCGGTCGCCGCCACCACGACCTCTTCACGCTGCACGCGGGCCAGGCCGTCGAGCTCTCCCTGACGTGGGTCCACTCGTGGGAGCCCGTCCCGCCGCGGCTGACGGTGCCCGACCGGGTCGACGCCACCGAGATCGCCTGGGGGGTGTGGGTACGGGACTGCACCTACGGCGGGCCGTACCGGGAGGCGGTCGTCCGCTCCCTGCTCGTCCTGCGTCTGCTGTCCGACGTCACCACCGGCGGCATCGTCGCCGCTGCCACCACGTCGCTGCCGGAGACCTTCGGCGGCGAGCGCAACTGGGACTACCGCTTCTGCTGGCTGCGCGACGCCTCGCTGACCCTGGAGGCGCTCCTCGAGCAGGGCTTCCGCGACGAGGCGACGCAGTGGCGGGACTGGCTCGTGCGCGCGGTGGCGGGCGACCCCAAGGACCTGCAGATCATGTACCGGGTGGACGGGGGGCGGCGGCTGCCCGAGTTCGAGCTGGACCACCTGCCGGGCTACGCCGGGTCGCGCCCCGTGCGCATCGGCAACGCGGCGGTCGGCCAGGTGCAGCACGACGTGCTCGGCGAGGTGATGTCCGCGCTCGCCATGGCCCGGGACGCGGGGCTGTCCGAGACCGCCGACACGTGGTCGCTGCAGCGGCACCTCGTCGACGCCCTGGCGGGCGCGTGGCGCGAGCCCGACCGCGGCATCTGGGAGGTGCGCGGGGACCCGCGCCACTTCACGCACTCGAAGGTCATGGTCTGGGCTGCGCTGGACCAGGCGGTCCGGGCCGTCGAGACGCACGGCCTGCCCGGCCCGGTGGACCGCTGGCGGCGGGTGCGCGAGGAGGTCCGCGCCGACGTCATGGAGCACGGGTGGTCGGCCGAGCGCCAGACCTTCGTGCAGCAGTACGGCGCGGAGCACACCGACGCGTCGCTGCTGCAGATCGTGCACGTGGGCTTCGTCCCGCCGGACGGCCCGCACGCCCGCGGCACGATCGCGGCCGTGCGCGAGGAGCTCGAGGTCGCCCCCGGCCTGCTGCTGCGCTACCGCACCGAGCGCACCGACGACGGGCTGCAGGGAGCCGAGTCCCCGTTCCTCGCGTGCTCGTTCTGGCTCGCCGACGCGCTGGCGCGCTCGGACGACCTCGCCGGGGCGACGGAGGTGCTCGACGCCCTCGTCCCCCTGGCCAACGACGTCGGGATGCTGGCGGAGCAGTACGACCCGATGACGCGCCACATGGTGGGCAACGTGCCGCAGGCGCTGTCGCACCTCGCCCTGGTCCGCGCGGCCCACAGCCACGACCTGGCCGCACGGCGGGCGGCCACGCGGGTGGGCGCGTGCTGA
- a CDS encoding MBL fold metallo-hydrolase yields MSDGGWDGRVVPGGASAVRVLDDAEIRKASVGPMDNDAYLVTCRRSGAQLLVDAPTDPDRLLALVREGSPSARLDVVVVTHQHGDHLGAVASVVAVTGARLAAGAPDADAVSRLGGHPVDTRLQHGDRLAVGHLVLDVVALRGHTPGSVALALTEPDDASAPGAVPGRVHLFTGDSLFPGGVGSTQGDPQRFAQLLGDVTSRVFERYRDDTWVYPGHGDDTTLGEQRPSLPAWAARGW; encoded by the coding sequence CTGAGCGACGGCGGCTGGGACGGGCGCGTCGTCCCGGGCGGCGCCAGCGCGGTCCGGGTGCTCGACGACGCGGAGATCCGCAAGGCGTCCGTCGGCCCGATGGACAACGACGCCTACCTCGTGACCTGCCGCCGCTCCGGCGCCCAGCTGCTGGTCGACGCACCCACCGACCCGGACCGTCTGCTCGCGCTGGTGCGCGAAGGATCCCCGTCCGCGCGGCTCGACGTGGTGGTCGTCACCCACCAGCACGGCGACCACCTCGGCGCCGTCGCGTCGGTCGTCGCCGTGACCGGTGCACGGCTCGCAGCCGGGGCGCCCGACGCGGACGCCGTCAGCAGGCTCGGCGGCCACCCGGTGGACACCCGCCTCCAGCACGGCGACCGCCTGGCCGTGGGCCACCTCGTGCTGGACGTCGTCGCGCTGCGAGGTCACACGCCGGGCTCCGTCGCGCTCGCCCTCACCGAGCCGGACGACGCCTCGGCACCCGGTGCGGTGCCGGGGCGCGTCCACCTCTTCACGGGCGACTCCCTGTTCCCCGGCGGGGTGGGCAGCACCCAGGGCGACCCGCAGCGGTTCGCGCAGCTGCTCGGTGACGTGACGTCCCGCGTCTTCGAGCGGTACCGCGACGACACGTGGGTCTACCCGGGGCACGGCGACGACACGACCCTGGGCGAGCAGCGGCCCTCGCTGCCGGCCTGGGCCGCCCGCGGGTGGTGA
- a CDS encoding acyl-CoA dehydrogenase family protein produces the protein MARTLRTLLTDDVLARIRARADAHDRDNTFPHDDLSDLVAAGYLRAFVPEHLGGAGLTLEEVAREQVRLAGAAPATALAVNMHLVVTGLAALLVARGDRSVEFVLRDAAAGEVFAFGNSEAGNDLVMFGSRTRAVPQPDGGYRYHGTKIFTSLSPVWTRLATFGLDDSDPDDPRLVHGVVARDGGGVEPRDDWDALGMRASQSATTVLDGAYAPADRVYRRLPVGPSADSFVFALFAVFETLLAAVYTGIGRRALELGVGHARRRTSFKHGGRSYAQDPDIRWRIADAALAQDGAELQVFALARDVDEEVDHGARWFAQLVGLKVRATETARVVVDLALRVSGGGAYFTGSELARLYRDVLAGIYHPSDDESAHATLATSVLGPPQD, from the coding sequence ATGGCCCGCACGCTGCGCACCCTGCTCACCGACGACGTCCTCGCGCGGATCCGCGCACGCGCCGACGCCCACGACCGCGACAACACGTTCCCGCACGACGACCTGTCCGACCTGGTCGCGGCGGGCTACCTGCGCGCGTTCGTCCCCGAGCACCTCGGCGGTGCGGGCCTGACCCTCGAGGAGGTCGCCCGCGAGCAGGTGCGCCTCGCCGGAGCGGCCCCGGCGACGGCCCTGGCGGTCAACATGCACCTCGTCGTCACGGGGCTCGCGGCGCTGCTCGTGGCACGGGGTGACCGGTCGGTGGAGTTCGTCCTGCGCGACGCGGCCGCGGGCGAGGTCTTCGCGTTCGGCAACTCCGAGGCGGGCAACGACCTCGTCATGTTCGGGTCCCGGACGCGGGCCGTCCCGCAGCCCGACGGCGGCTACCGGTACCACGGGACGAAGATCTTCACGTCCCTGTCGCCCGTGTGGACGCGCCTGGCGACGTTCGGCCTGGACGACTCCGACCCCGACGACCCGCGGCTCGTGCACGGTGTGGTCGCGCGCGACGGCGGCGGCGTCGAGCCGCGCGACGACTGGGACGCGCTCGGCATGCGGGCGTCGCAGTCCGCGACGACCGTGCTCGACGGGGCGTACGCGCCGGCCGACCGCGTGTACCGGCGGCTGCCCGTCGGACCCTCGGCGGACTCCTTCGTCTTCGCGCTCTTCGCGGTGTTCGAGACGCTGCTCGCGGCCGTGTACACCGGCATCGGCCGGCGCGCGCTCGAGCTGGGGGTCGGGCACGCCCGGCGCCGCACCTCGTTCAAGCACGGCGGTCGGTCGTACGCGCAGGACCCCGACATCCGCTGGCGCATCGCCGATGCGGCGCTCGCGCAGGACGGCGCCGAGCTGCAGGTGTTCGCCCTGGCGCGCGACGTCGACGAGGAGGTCGACCACGGTGCGCGGTGGTTCGCGCAGCTCGTCGGCCTCAAGGTCCGCGCGACCGAGACCGCCCGTGTCGTCGTCGACCTCGCGCTGCGCGTCTCCGGGGGCGGCGCCTACTTCACCGGCAGCGAGCTCGCGCGGCTGTACCGCGACGTGCTGGCCGGCATCTACCACCCGTCCGACGACGAGTCGGCGCACGCGACCCTCGCGACCTCGGTGCTGGGCCCGCCGCAGGACTGA
- a CDS encoding YciI family protein, translated as MSIFAVRYTYDERAEVRDAVRPEHRAWLAELATAGVLLGSGPFIDGEPGALLVLQAPDESALRTVLAQDPFARDGLVTATEVRGWNLVLGPWSTPSS; from the coding sequence ATGAGCATCTTCGCCGTCCGCTACACCTACGACGAGCGGGCCGAGGTCCGCGACGCGGTCCGTCCCGAGCACCGCGCCTGGTTGGCCGAGCTCGCGACGGCGGGGGTCCTGCTGGGCTCCGGTCCCTTCATCGACGGCGAGCCCGGTGCGCTGCTCGTCCTGCAGGCGCCGGACGAGAGCGCGCTGCGCACCGTGCTCGCGCAGGACCCGTTCGCCCGCGACGGCCTCGTCACCGCGACCGAGGTACGCGGGTGGAACCTGGTCCTCGGCCCCTGGTCGACACCCTCGTCCTGA
- a CDS encoding TerC family protein has product MTHELPLAFEVATLVAVVAILLLDLAVVRRRPHVPSIRESVTWVALYVGLALVFAGVLALVGGAAPSGEFLAGWLTEYSLSVDNLFVFLLIMSSFAVPREQQQRVLMVGIIIALVLRAVFIVAGAAIIERYTWVFYVFGAFLVWTAVKLVREGVGGGDEAYEENRLVRTVRRVLPMSPTYDGGKVRTEHDGRRVFTPLVVVFVAIGTTDLLFAFDSIPAVFGLTHDPFIVFTANVFALMGLRQLYFLLGGLLDRLVYLPYGLAAILAFIGAKLVLEALATNALPFLNGGEPVAWAPEVPTWLSLVVIAAALGVATAASLVRSRRSAARLPQALGAAAPD; this is encoded by the coding sequence GTGACGCACGAGCTGCCGCTCGCCTTCGAGGTCGCGACGCTCGTCGCGGTCGTGGCGATCCTGCTGCTCGACCTCGCGGTCGTCCGTCGTCGTCCGCACGTGCCCTCGATCCGCGAGAGCGTGACCTGGGTGGCCCTGTACGTGGGCCTCGCGCTCGTGTTCGCGGGCGTGCTCGCGCTCGTCGGCGGGGCGGCGCCCAGCGGCGAGTTCCTGGCCGGCTGGTTGACCGAGTACAGCCTCTCGGTCGACAACCTCTTCGTGTTCCTGCTCATCATGTCGAGCTTCGCCGTGCCCCGGGAGCAGCAGCAGCGGGTGCTGATGGTGGGGATCATCATCGCGCTGGTCCTGCGTGCCGTGTTCATCGTCGCGGGTGCCGCGATCATCGAGCGGTACACGTGGGTGTTCTACGTGTTCGGGGCGTTCCTCGTGTGGACGGCGGTCAAGCTGGTCCGCGAGGGCGTCGGCGGTGGTGACGAGGCGTACGAGGAGAACCGGCTCGTACGGACCGTGCGACGCGTCCTGCCGATGTCCCCGACCTACGACGGCGGCAAGGTTCGCACGGAGCACGACGGCCGGCGCGTCTTCACGCCGCTCGTGGTGGTCTTCGTCGCCATCGGCACGACCGACCTGCTGTTCGCGTTCGACTCGATCCCCGCGGTCTTCGGCCTCACGCACGACCCGTTCATCGTGTTCACCGCGAACGTGTTCGCGCTCATGGGCCTGCGACAGCTGTACTTCCTGCTGGGAGGGCTCCTCGACAGGCTCGTCTACCTGCCGTACGGCCTGGCCGCGATCCTCGCGTTCATCGGCGCGAAGCTCGTGCTCGAGGCGCTCGCGACCAACGCGCTGCCGTTCCTCAACGGCGGCGAGCCCGTGGCATGGGCTCCCGAGGTGCCGACGTGGCTGTCGCTCGTGGTCATCGCGGCCGCGCTCGGCGTCGCGACCGCCGCGAGCCTCGTCCGGTCCCGCCGCAGCGCGGCCCGGCTGCCGCAGGCGCTGGGAGCCGCTGCCCCGGACTGA
- a CDS encoding TerC family protein: MDVPLWVWAVTVGVILVMLAVDYVGHVRSPHEPTLRESAWWSAGYVGVALVFGVLVWAVWGSTYGAEYFAGYVTEKSLSVDNLFVFVLIMASFRVPRLYQQKVLLIGITIALVLRTVFIFVGAAFIERFSAIFYLFGAFLLYTAWTQIKSGSTEDDEYHENLVLRWTRRAFPTTDDYVGDKMIVRRDGKRFMTPMLIVMVAIGTADIIFAVDSIPAIFGLTQETYLVFAANAFSLLGLRQLFFLIDGLLDKLVYLAYGLGVILGFIGVKLLIHALHTNEVPFINGGEHVTVVPEIGTWVSLGVIVGTLVVTTVLSLRRTRLDEAAAARARSRAHTHGLAAGDEDTEGRK, translated from the coding sequence GTGGATGTTCCCCTGTGGGTGTGGGCCGTCACCGTCGGCGTCATCCTCGTCATGCTCGCTGTCGACTACGTCGGGCACGTGCGCTCGCCGCACGAGCCCACGCTCCGGGAGTCCGCCTGGTGGTCGGCCGGCTACGTCGGCGTCGCCCTCGTCTTCGGGGTGCTGGTGTGGGCCGTGTGGGGCTCGACGTACGGCGCGGAGTACTTCGCCGGGTACGTGACCGAGAAGAGCCTGTCGGTCGACAACCTCTTCGTGTTCGTCCTGATCATGGCGAGCTTCCGGGTCCCCCGGCTGTACCAGCAGAAGGTGCTGCTCATCGGCATCACCATCGCGCTGGTGCTGCGGACGGTGTTCATCTTCGTCGGTGCCGCGTTCATCGAGCGGTTCAGCGCGATCTTCTACCTGTTCGGCGCCTTCCTGCTGTACACCGCGTGGACCCAGATCAAGTCCGGCAGCACCGAGGACGACGAGTACCACGAGAACCTCGTGCTGCGCTGGACACGTCGCGCGTTCCCGACGACCGACGACTACGTCGGCGACAAGATGATCGTCCGGCGCGACGGCAAGCGGTTCATGACACCGATGCTCATCGTGATGGTCGCGATCGGTACCGCCGACATCATCTTCGCGGTCGACTCCATCCCGGCGATCTTCGGCCTCACGCAGGAGACGTACCTGGTCTTCGCGGCCAACGCGTTCTCGCTGCTCGGGCTGCGCCAGCTGTTCTTCCTCATCGACGGCCTGCTCGACAAGCTCGTCTACCTGGCCTACGGCCTGGGTGTGATCCTCGGCTTCATCGGCGTCAAGCTGCTCATCCACGCGCTGCACACCAACGAGGTGCCGTTCATCAACGGCGGTGAGCACGTCACGGTCGTCCCGGAGATCGGGACGTGGGTCTCGCTCGGCGTCATCGTCGGCACCCTCGTGGTGACGACGGTGCTGTCGCTGCGGCGCACGCGTCTCGACGAGGCCGCCGCCGCACGCGCGCGGTCCCGCGCCCACACCCACGGTCTGGCAGCGGGAGACGAGGACACCGAGGGCCGGAAGTGA